Proteins from one Triticum aestivum cultivar Chinese Spring chromosome 7A, IWGSC CS RefSeq v2.1, whole genome shotgun sequence genomic window:
- the LOC123154536 gene encoding BTB/POZ and MATH domain-containing protein 1 — MDNAPKTVTSFVRSVQLVKVDGFSLTWSVGKDGHIKSRWSFDGYDWEIRVYPDWSSAVLVELAFLSEPRRASVKRAFLRKARRPSVRVVLGCRLVDPTGKLEPSMEVNEQGVFRRPKECITKVLINRSSLASSGYIRGNSFTVQCTIDVLKEVPATDPIKEVPVPCSNLHQHLAELLQSKTGADVTFLVSGKSFTAHKNILAARSPVFMAEFFGDMKEKCAGHVEIKDMQAAVFKALLHFIYTDTVPEFDETGKEVMVLAQHLLAAADRYRLDRLKVICESELSGGISVDTAATSLALAEQHNCPQLKAKCVQFIIRNREVLDAVLATEGYKYLAASYPAVLSDLLKSSLSVGESTSTDAYS, encoded by the coding sequence ATGGACAATGCCCCCAAAACCGTCACCAGTTTTGTGCGCTCAGTGCAGCTGGTCAAGGTCGACGGCTTCAGCTTGACGTGGAGCGTGGGCAAGGACGGTCACATCAAATCCAGATGGAGCTTCGATGGATACGATTGGGAAATCCGTGTTTATCCTGATTGGAGCTCCGCTGTACTAGTGGAGCTTGCCTTTCTCAGCGAACCCCGCAGGGCCAGTGTGAAGCGTGCCTTTCTCAGAAAAGCTCGCAGGCCCAGTGTGAGGGTCGTTCTAGGCTGCCGGTTGGTCGATCCGACGGGGAAGCTTGAGCCATCCATGGAAGTTAATGAGCAGGGGGTGTTCCGCCGTCCCAAAGAATGCATCACTAAAGTCTTGATCAATAGAAGTTCGCTAGCATCATCAGGCTATATTAGGGGCAATTCTTTTACTGTGCAATGCACCATTGACGTTCTCAAGGAAGTGCCGGCAACGGACCCGATCAAAGAAGTGCCAGTGCCATGCTCAAACTTGCACCAACACCTCGCTGAACTCCTGCAGAGCAAGACGGGGGCAGATGTCACTTTTCTTGTGTCTGGCAAGTCTTTTACTGCTCATAAGAACATACTGGCTGCAAGATCTCCTGTTTTCATGGCCGAGTTCTTTGGAGACATGAAGGAGAAGTGTGCGGGGCATGTGGAGATCAAGGACATGCAAGCTGCGGTATTCAAGGCGCTACTTCACTTCATCTACACTGATACTGTGCCTGAATTCGATGAGACGGGCAAGGAGGTGATGGTGTTAGCTCAGCACTTGCTTGCAGCTGCTGATAGGTACAGACTGGACAGGCTCAAGGTGATCTGTGAAAGCGAGCTCTCTGGTGGCATCAGTGTTGACACGGCAGCGACATCTCTGGCTCTAGCCGAGCAGCATAATTGTCCACAGCTCAAGGCGAAGTGCGTCCAGTTCATCATTAGGAATCGTGAGGTTCTTGATGCTGTGCTGGCGACGGAGGGGTACAAGTATCTGGCGGCAAGCTACCCTGCGGTGTTGTCTGACCTTCTCAAGTCAAGTCTAAGTGTGGGAGAAAGCACAAGCACTGATGCATATAGTTAG